From the Gallaecimonas pentaromativorans genome, the window TCCGGAAGCCGAGCCAATGATCATTGGCCGCAACTTCCGGGTGAAGGTGAACGCCAACATCGGCAACTCGTCTGTATCGAGCGGCGTCGACGAGGAAGTGGAGAAGCTCATTTGGGCCACCCGCTGGGGCGCCGACACGGTGATGGACTTGTCTACCGGCCGCAACATCCACCATATCCGCGAGTGGATAGTGCGTAACTCGCCGGTGCCCATCGGTACTGTGCCCATCTACCAGGCGCTGGAGAAAACCAAAGGTATTGCCGAGGACCTGACCTGGGAGCTGTTCCGCGACACCCTGATCGAGCAGGCCGAACAAGGGGTGGACTACTTCACCATTCACGCCGGGGTGCGGCTGGCCTTTGTGCCGCTGACCGTGGACAGGGTGACCGGCATTGTCTCCCGTGGCGGCGCCATCATGGCCAAGTGGTGCCTGGCCCATCATCAGGAGAGTTTCCTTTACCAGCATTTTCGAGAGATCTGCGAGATCTGCGCCGCCTATGACGTGTCGCTGTCTTTGGGCGACGGCCTGCGCCCCGGCTCCATAGCCGATGCCAATGACGAAGCCCAGTTCGCCGAGCTGCGCACCCTGGGTGAGCTGACTAAGATCGCCTGGGAATACGACGTTCAGGTGATGATTGAAGGCCCCGGCCATGTGCCGATGCAGCTCATCAAGGAAAACATGGACGAGCAGCTCAAGCATTGCCACGGCGCCCCCTTCTACACCTTAGGGCCGCTCACCACCGACATTGCCCCCGGCTATGACCACATCACCTCCGGCATTGGCGCGGCGCTGATCGGCTGGTTTGGCTGCGCCATGCTTTGCTACGTGACCCCCAAGGAACACCTGGGCCTGCCCAACAAGGACGATGTTAAAGAAGGGCTTATCGCCTACCGCATTGCCGCCCACGCCGCAGACTTGGCCAAAGGCCACCCGGCAGCCCAAGCCTGGGACAACGCCCTTTCTCGCGCCCGCTTTGAATTTCGCTGGGAAGACCAGTTCAACCTGGGGTTGGACCCGGTGCGGGCCCGGGAGTACCACGACGAAACCATTCCCAGCCCGGCTGGCAAGGTGGCCCATTTCTGTTCCATGTGCGGGCCCAAGTTCTGCTCCATGAAACTGAGCCAGGAGCTGTCGGCCAACCGCGACGGCCTCAAGGCCCAGGCGCAGCGCTTTAAAGAGCAAGGGGCGCAAATTTATGTCAACCAGGACTGATGTGCAGATCCACGGCTTTGGTCTGATGGGGCGCCTGCTGTGCTGGCGCCTGAAAAAGGCCGGGCTCAGGGTGGCCTGGACCGATCCTCACCCGGCCAGCGCCGCCGGCTGGGTGGCCGCCGCCATGCTGGCCCCCAAGGCCGAAGCGGTGCTCAGTAGCCCGGCTATTTTTGCCATGGGCAACGCCGCCCTGCCCCTGTGGCAGGCCTGGCTTAGCGAGCTTGGCGATATTCAGCACGGCTTTACCGGCACCCTGGTGGTCAGCCACCCCCAAGACCAGGGGCTGATGGTGGATTTCAGCCGCCGCACCGAATGCGAGCCTTGCCAGGCGGGGGATTTGGAGCCGGCCCTGGCGGACCGCTTTGGGCGCGGCCTGTGGCTAAGCGGCGAAGGTTATCTCGATAACAGCGCCCTGATGCATCGCCTTGGCGCACTGGGCTCGAGCAACCAGGGTAGCGGCGAGGCTGCCATCATCGTTGATTGCACCGGCGCCGCCGCCGAGCTGCCCGACCTTCGCGCCGTGCGCGGCGAAGTGGCCAGGCTCCATGCCCCGGAGGTGACCCTCACCCGGCCGGTGCGGCTGCTGCACCCCCGTTACCCTCTTTATATCGTGCCGCGCCCTGATGGCCGGTACGTGGTGGGAGCCACCGAGATTGAAAGCCGCGACCACAGCCCGGTGTCGGTGCAGTCGGCCCTGGAGCTGCTGTCTGCCGCCCACAGCCTACACCCCGGCTTTGCTGAGGCGCGTATCGAGTCTTTGCAGGTGGGGCTACGCCCCGCCTTTACGGACAACGAGCCAAAGCTTGCTTGGCAGGGCAACCGGCTCAGCATCAATGGCCTTTACCGCCACGGTTTTATGATTGGCCCAGTGCTCGCCGAGCGCGCGGTCAGTGACATCACCGCCCGCCTGGGGGGCCGCCATGTTCATTGAGCTTAACGGCAAGCGCCTGCTGGTAACGGGCACCCAGCCTCTTGAACGGCTACTGGAGAATCACCAGGCCAAGCCGCCCTATGCGGTGGCGGTGAACGGCCGCTTTGTGCCCAAAGGCCAATACGCGGCTCTTTATATAAAGGAGGGAGACCGCATCGAGGTGCTGGCTCCCATGGAGGGCGGCTGATGCACCTTTATGATGTGGAACTGACCAGCCGCTTTTGGCTTGGCACCGCCAGTTACCCTTCACCGCAGCTGTTGCTGGAGGCGGTCAAGGCCGCCAGGCCCGGGTTGGTCACTTGCAGCCTGCGCCGCCAGGGCCAGGGCGGGGGCGATTTCTGGGCCTTTTTGCAGGCGCTAGGTATTCCGTTGCTGCCCAATACCGCCGGTTGCCGCAGCGTGGATGAAGCGGTGAACCTGGCCTTTATGGTAAGGGAGCTCTTTGCCACCCACTGGTTGAAGCTGGAGATCACCGGCGACGACTACAACCTGCAACCGGACCCCTTCGCCTTGGTGGACGCCACCCGCGAGCTGACCCGCGAGGGCTTTCAAATCTTCCCTTATATGACCAGCGATTTGGTGCTGGCCAAAAAGCTACTGGATGCCGGCGCCCAGGTACTGATGCCATGGGGGGCACCCATCGGCTCGGGCCAGGGGCTCAATGACATCAGCAGCCTACGCACCCTGCGCCAGCGGCTGCCAAAGATCCCCATGGTGATTGACGCTGGCATCGGCCGACCCTCCCATGCCTGCCAGGCCATGGAGCTGGGCTTTGATGCGGTGCTGGCCAATACCGCCGTGGCCCAGGCGGCCAGGCCCGCCGCCATGGCCGGCGCCATGGCTCAGGCGGTGCAGGCGGGGCGGGCTGGTTTTCTAGCTGGCCCCATCAGCGCCCGGGAACTGGCCCAGGCCAGCACCCCTGTGGTGGGCACGCCTTTTTGGCATAAGGAGGAGTCATGACCTTCTTATATAAAGACGCGCTGCAACTGGGGCCAGAACAGGATGTGCTGCACCTTGGCGAGCGGCAGCTGACCTTAAGGCACGGCAAGGGGGATTTACCCCTGGCACCGGTTAGCCTGGATGACTGGCTGGCGCAGCGAGGGGGCGATGCTCGCTTGCCCGTGCTTAGCGGCGAAGCGCCAAGTCAGCCCTTTGCGCCCTGCCCGTTGCGGCTCGGTTTTTATGGGGTGGTGCCCAGCAGCGACTGGCTGAAACGGCTCTTGGATCTGGGCGTTAAAACCCTGCAGCTGCGTTTTAAAGGAGAAGCCCCTGAGGCAGAGCGCCAGGTGGCCCAGGCAGTAAGAGCTGCCCAGGGTTATCAAGCCCGGCTCTTTATCAACGACCATTGGCAAGCCGCCTTGCACCATGGC encodes:
- a CDS encoding FAD-dependent oxidoreductase, with product MSTRTDVQIHGFGLMGRLLCWRLKKAGLRVAWTDPHPASAAGWVAAAMLAPKAEAVLSSPAIFAMGNAALPLWQAWLSELGDIQHGFTGTLVVSHPQDQGLMVDFSRRTECEPCQAGDLEPALADRFGRGLWLSGEGYLDNSALMHRLGALGSSNQGSGEAAIIVDCTGAAAELPDLRAVRGEVARLHAPEVTLTRPVRLLHPRYPLYIVPRPDGRYVVGATEIESRDHSPVSVQSALELLSAAHSLHPGFAEARIESLQVGLRPAFTDNEPKLAWQGNRLSINGLYRHGFMIGPVLAERAVSDITARLGGRHVH
- a CDS encoding thiazole synthase gives rise to the protein MHLYDVELTSRFWLGTASYPSPQLLLEAVKAARPGLVTCSLRRQGQGGGDFWAFLQALGIPLLPNTAGCRSVDEAVNLAFMVRELFATHWLKLEITGDDYNLQPDPFALVDATRELTREGFQIFPYMTSDLVLAKKLLDAGAQVLMPWGAPIGSGQGLNDISSLRTLRQRLPKIPMVIDAGIGRPSHACQAMELGFDAVLANTAVAQAARPAAMAGAMAQAVQAGRAGFLAGPISARELAQASTPVVGTPFWHKEES
- the thiS gene encoding sulfur carrier protein ThiS; translated protein: MFIELNGKRLLVTGTQPLERLLENHQAKPPYAVAVNGRFVPKGQYAALYIKEGDRIEVLAPMEGG